From Lolium perenne isolate Kyuss_39 chromosome 5, Kyuss_2.0, whole genome shotgun sequence, a single genomic window includes:
- the LOC127302467 gene encoding uncharacterized protein — translation MASLRLVAALAPSPLPPRREPRKPPPPAAHLARGVALAAVAATVAAAAASPPALAALAEPANALSLPTWAVHVSSVAEWVTAMALVWDYGERTGLKGWKGLSWGMVPLLGGAMCACTWHFFYNSESLEVLVAIQGALTVIGNITMCIAAYRIFKGSQEGTNSNSP, via the exons ATGGCGTCTCTCCGGCTCGTAGCAGCgctggccccctcccctcttCCACCTCGACGGGAGCCAAGGAAACCTCCGCCGCCCGCGGCCCACCTGGCGAGGGGCGTCGCCCTCGCGGCGGTGGCCGCCACCGTGGCAGCGGCCGCGGCCTCTCCGCCTGCGCTCGCCGCGCTGGCCGAGCCGGCGAACGCGCTGTCGCTGCCCACCTGGGCCGTCCACGTCTCCAGCGTCGCCGAGTG GGTGACGGCGATGGCGCTGGTCTGGGATTACGGGGAGCGGACGGGGTTGAAGGGCTGGAAAGGCCTCTCCTGGGGGATG GTTCCACTTCTCGGTGGAGCGATGTGCGCGTGCACGTGGCATTTCTTCTACAATTCAGAGTCTCTTGAG GTACTTGTAGCGATTCAAGGTGCTCTAACAGTGATCGGTAACATAACGATGTGCATAGCTGCGTACCGTATCTTCAAAGGA